Proteins from a genomic interval of Chitinivorax tropicus:
- a CDS encoding bacterioferritin-associated ferredoxin, which produces MYVCICHAVTDTQIRQAVSDGACSMRDLRNELNVATQCGRCACHARDVLKEALYQIQEPMIASAA; this is translated from the coding sequence ATGTACGTTTGCATTTGCCATGCCGTAACCGACACTCAAATCCGTCAAGCAGTTAGCGATGGCGCCTGCTCTATGCGAGATCTACGAAATGAACTGAATGTTGCGACCCAGTGTGGTCGCTGCGCCTGCCATGCTCGCGATGTGCTGAAAGAGGCCCTGTATCAAATTCAGGAGCCGATGATCGCCAGCGCCGCATAG